CAAACATCCCGGTAAATTAAGTTCGTATATTTCGCGAGTGGGGCCCTCAGATAAATTTTGACCTCGTTGCGTGATGTATGTCACAAGGGGATTGTCTTGTCGAGGTTAAGATGTCCGTGAAAAGGAGGAAAGGGCCATGTTTCGTAAGTCTCTTCGCCGAATGTCCAAGGCCGGAATCTTAGGGGTTGCAGCGGTATCCTTATTGGTGCTGGCTGCAGGGTGCAATACCCCACAAAATCAGGTCCATTCCGCTGCGTTGGCGAATGGTCAAGATATGAGTGGAAACGAGACGCGCTCGTCATCGTCGATGGGTACTTTGAACCAAAAGCCCAAGCCGATGACAATCGTACGGCATGGTAACAACGTGACGATTAACATGTATACGGAGGAGACTATGGTCACGATCGCCCCAGGGGTACAATTCCCCGCGTGGACGTTTGACGGTACTGTACCCGGACCCGTTTTGTATTTGCAACAGGGTGACCACGTGACGTTAACATTGCATAACCTCGACCCAAATATGCCACACTCGATTGACCTTCATGCGGCGCAGGTGGCGCCTAATCAGGATTTCACGGAGGTGGCCCCAGGCAAGTCGAAAACGATCACATTTGACGCGTCCATTCCGGGTGTATTTATGTACCATTGCGAGACTGAACCGATGGCGCTGCATATTGCAGAGGGGATGTATGGGGCCATAATTGTAACGCCCAAAGGGCAGCAGCCACCAACCTATACAATTGTGCAGAGTGAGTTTTATCAGGCGATGGACCTAAATGCGGTCTTGAATGATCCACCAAACTACGTCGTATTCAATGGGGAAGCAAATCGATATGTAGATCATCCCCTTGAGGCAAAGGTAGGTCAGCCACTCACGGTTGCATTCGTCAATGCGGGGCCGAATGACTTTTCCGCATTTCATGTGGTTGGAACAATTCTACGAGACGTGCAGGCGTCAGGGAATCCAAACAATCATTTATACGATGTGCAGACATACACAGTAGCACCTGGCGATGGGGCACTCATTCATTTGGAGTTTAATGCGCCCGGCACATATGCCTTTGTCTCACATTCCATGAGTCAGATGGAGAAGGGGGCAATGGGGGAGTTC
Above is a genomic segment from Alicyclobacillus cycloheptanicus containing:
- a CDS encoding multicopper oxidase domain-containing protein, encoding MFRKSLRRMSKAGILGVAAVSLLVLAAGCNTPQNQVHSAALANGQDMSGNETRSSSSMGTLNQKPKPMTIVRHGNNVTINMYTEETMVTIAPGVQFPAWTFDGTVPGPVLYLQQGDHVTLTLHNLDPNMPHSIDLHAAQVAPNQDFTEVAPGKSKTITFDASIPGVFMYHCETEPMALHIAEGMYGAIIVTPKGQQPPTYTIVQSEFYQAMDLNAVLNDPPNYVVFNGEANRYVDHPLEAKVGQPLTVAFVNAGPNDFSAFHVVGTILRDVQASGNPNNHLYDVQTYTVAPGDGALIHLEFNAPGTYAFVSHSMSQMEKGAMGEFNVTG